A stretch of DNA from Methanoplanus endosymbiosus:
CTATATTGATGAACTGCATGATCTGGACAGAATGATCGGTGATCTTGTTGAAAGGAGGCAGAATTTCTCTTTATGCTTTGTATTCGTCCATAATGATTCAGGTCTGTCTTATGCTGCTTCTATGAATATAATACTTAATGGAGGGATAGTAATTCCTGTAATATTCGGAAAGGAGATTGAATCACTTAAGGAAGGGATTAATTTTGACTGTTCTGTCATATCCGGAAGAGCAGAACATAACCCAAAACCGCTGATAAATGCAATGGAGAGTGGAATTAAATGGGATGTTTAGAGAAACTTCCATATGAAGTAATACAGAGAAATTCCAGTTTTAAGGAAGCGCGTGAATATGTCGAAAAGAACATAAAGGAATATTATGAAGTTCCTCCGGGTTACAAAATATTTGATGTTTATATCATAGGAGTACCCCCAATTAAGGTTGGTATTGACGGAGATAGTGTGATCTTCCCATATACAAAACCCTGTCACGGGACATTTCTTGTGAGGGTGAAAGAAGCTCACGATGAGATAAAGAGACTCAGGAAAAAATAATATTTTTAGCTTTTTTTGATGAATTTTATTGCCGTTCTACTTATTGCAATCGGGCTTGCAATGGATGCCTTTGCTGTTTCCATCTCTGCCGGAGTAAAGGTTCCAAAGGGATCAAAAATCAGGACAGCTCTTATTATGGCCCTGGTTTTTGGACTATTCCAGGCTTTAATGCCGGTTATCGGGTGGACATTAGGGACAGGTTTTGCAGATTATGTGGATGCCTGGGATCACTGGATTGCTTTTATTTTGCTGTCAGCGATTGGTCTGAAGATGATATATGAGGGCCTCTCAGAATCAGAGGGGGATGAAGAGAGAAATGTCACAAATGGTGTAATAATCTTAATATTGGGCATTGCCACAAGTATTGATGCCCTTGCAGTAGGATTTACATTTGCATTCCTGAATGAACCCATCCTGATTCCGGTACTGATAATTGGTATTGTAACCTTTCTCTTTTCATTTGCCGGTGTGATTTTTGGTGAAAAATTCCGTGATCTTATCGGAAGAAAAGCAGAAATTCTCGGTGGGCTTGTCCTTATAGGGATAGGGGTGAAGATACTTGCTGAGAGTTTAATCTGAGATCTGTGTGAATCTGATCAAAAAGCTGATGAAACTGAATTTATAGAGCATGAATTTGTATTATGAATAAAATCCGGTATTTTTTAATCATGCTTGTAACTATCCCCCTAGTAATTTCTGAAGTAATTGTGTAATGTGGTCTATTTCAGAGGTTATAATATTATAATTATGACTGACAACCAATAATGTATATAAATGACTGATATCTGTACGATTGATCTCAACACTAAAACACCTTTCAGTCTGGATATTACATTATCCTGCGGGCAGGCACCAAGGTGGGAATATTCTGAAGGCTGGTGGATTGGAGTTGTGCTTGAAGATGTAATTAAAATCAGGCAGACAGATAATACCCTTGAATTTACAGGTTGTGATGGGGAATTTATCCGTGATTATTTCTGCCTCGATTATGATCTGAATGAATTTTATAAAAAGTTCAGTGATGATTATCTGCTGAAAGATGCCTTTGAAAAGCTGAGAGGTTTAAGAATTGTCAGACAGGACCCATGGGAATGTCTCTTGTTTCAGATGACTGTTAATAAAATCCGGACAAAAGGGGATTATGACCGGATAACAAGAATAGCAAAAGGAGTCGGGAAAGAATTAATTTTTGAGGGCAGGAAATATTATTCGGTTCCGGGGGCAGAGATTATCTCAGAATCAGGTTTAAGAACCCTAAAAACCTGCAACATTGGTTATTATGCCACAAATATTTTTAATACGGCAGAAAAAGTCATTGAGGAGAGAGACTGGGCAGAAAAAGTATCTGTTATGGATTATGAGAATGCAGTTGCTTATCTTTCAGGATTTAAAGGGGTAAAAAGAAGTGTTGCAGAATGGGTTTTATTACTCTCACTAAAGCGATATGATATCTTTCCGGTGGACACACATATAAGGGATTTCTTCGTTAAGAACTACATGAAAGATTATCATTTCAGCAAAACAGGAAGTAATGCTATTGATTCTACAGTCAGAGATGTAGCAGATAAAAAATTTGGCAGTTATGCCGGATATGCAATGGAATATCTCTTCAATATGAATAATGAGTTTATTGAGGATTTTATTAAATCCTAATTCTCAGTGGCTTTAATAATTTCATCATAAAATTTTTCTGACTCTTCTTTGGTCCTTCCTTCAACGAAGAGTCTCATGAATGGTTCAGTGCCGGAAGGTCTGAGAAGTGCCCATGAATTGTCTCTGTTTACTCTGACACCATCGGTCAGATCGAGACTGTCATCCTTAAAAGCCTGCTGAATTTTTTCAGTGATAACATCCGGCTCTTCAGTATAAACCTTCCCGCGCTTCATATATTTTGGTGGCAGTTCAGATCTCAGCTCAGATAGTTTTTTGCCGGAAGTCGATATGAGGTATGCCATGGATGCGGCAGTCATGCCTCCGTCACGGCAGTGCTGATGTCCCGGAAAGATCAGCCCTCCGTTTCCTTCGCCGCCAAAGAGAACATTTTCACCTGACTGTGACAGTTCAAGCATCTTTCTTGCAACATAGATGCTGCCGACTTTGGTGTATATCACTGTGCAGTTCTCTTCTGAGGCAATTTTTTCTACGATCTTTGATGTGCTCACCGGAGTTACAACCACTCCCGGCCCTTTATCTTTACAGATGAGCATCTGCATTAATGCGAACTCCTCGTTCTCCTCTACGTATTCACCTCTGTCATCGACAAATACGGCCCGGTCTGCATCTCCGTCATGTGCAACCCCAAATGATGCTCCGGTTGCGACAGTAAGTTCAGACAATCCCATCAGCCCTTCAGGAGATGGTTCGGGCAGTCTGCCGGGAAATGTTCCGTCTGTTTTTCCGTTTATTGTATGGACTCTGCATCCCATCTTTGAGAGGATCTGCGGTGTTGTTTTACATGCCGGACCTGATCCGGGATCTACTGCCACTATTAATTCTGTATCTGTCTTTGGGAAATATCCGGCGACTGCATCTATATATTCTGCCAGCATCTCCTCTGAGTGCCTCTCTTCGCCGGTCTCTCTCCAGTCTTTGATATCGAAATCCTCTGAAAAAAGTATCTCTTCAAGTGCTATGGTGTTGTCATCGCCCATCTCTGTCCCGTCGGTGTCAATCAGTTTTACACCGTTGTATTCCGGAGGATTGTGTGAGGCAGTCACAACTGCTCCACCGTCAAAATACTTTCTAACCAGATACTGTAGTGCAGGTGTAGGAAGAACGCCTAAGTCAACCACATCGCATCCGCCTGAAAGAATTCCGGCCTTGAGTGCGTTTATGAGTGCCGGCCCGGAGGTTCTTGTGTCCATGCCCACAGCAAGTGTCCCAGGTCTCATTTTGCTCAGTGAAAGACCTATGTTCATTGCAAGCTGCGGGTTCATTGCTTCGCCGACAACTGCCCTTACACCGTTTGTACCAAAAAGCTGTTTCTTTTTAATTTCTGCCATAAAATTCCCCTGAATTACTCCGTTAATAATTGGATTGGTGAAAGTTATAGCTTTCACATTAATATTCTGTGCGGATATTTTCATCCGGCAGGTCATTTAGATCATACGTATAGCATCCGGCGGTTTATGGATTTTAGTGTGGTTCAGTTTTACTGTTGAAGGTCGGAATTGTAGCCGAGGAGATCAGTTTCCCGGAATTATTTATATCCGGACAGGTGAATGCTGAAAAAGTGTTTTTTGGGATTGTCTTTTATTGCCGGGTTTTGGATTTATGAGATTTTACTCATCTCTAATGCCTGAATCTTCTGTCAGTTCTTCAATATCTGAGTAACACTCTTCAGGGATCTTCCCTCCCGGAATATCTTCATATTCAAAGTCATCCTCAGGTTCATCACTGACTGTTTTTGGTGCTCTTATCATTGATGATGCTTCAGCAACACTTCTCATTACATCCGTAATTTTATCTTCGATATCAATTTCATCATCGAGATCTACTGAAGTGCCTTCGATTTCAAGAAGGAATCTTGCAACTTCACTTGATTCAAATAATATGTCATCCAGTTCATCGGCAGTAAAGAAGCCACATAATGCCCCATAAAAGAATGTAGCTCCGGATTTTTTTACCTTCTTTTTAAATGAACTTCTTGCCTGGTTTACTGCCTGAGGTGAATAGGTATCTGTCATGAATGGGATGAGTTCAGGCAGGTTTTCACCGATAAATGTCATCTCTGCTCCTCCTCTTGTAGAGAAGTCTGCACATAGACGGGCTATGGCCCATTCTCTTGCTGTAATGTAGGTGTGCTTTCTTAAAAACTGATTTACTCTCCTGTATGTTGATCCGTCAACCTTCTTGAATTTTTTATATTTGTTGATTCTCTCTTTTTCTTCAGGAGTCAGCTTGTCTGTAATTTCCGTCTGATAATCGGATTTTTCCTGATCAATGTCATCGTTGGCTGTTTCTGATTCTTCCGGATTATCCGGTGATAGTGGTTTATCTATTACATTTTTATCTTCTAATCTTTCGTCTTCCGGTTTATCAGTGACATCTGCATTATCTGATCCTTCATCCTGTTCTGAATTATCAGCCATATCCGGATTATTGGGTATTTCTTTTTTATCAGATCTTTCCGTTTTATCCTGTCTTTCTGAACCGTCTGCTGACTCACACATTTCTTTTTCATCAGATCTGCCTGTATCTTCTGACATCCCTGTGAATTCTGCTCCATTGGATATTTTTATATCTTTGAGATCCGGCAATTCTTCCGGCATTGCAGATTTATTATAATCAGTTCTCTCTTTAGATGTGACTTCAGTATGGACTTTGTTTCTCTCAGAGTCAATGACAGAATATATATCATCATCTGGTTTATTGTCTTGTGCTTCTTCAGGATTCATATTTTCATCAGGATTTTTTATTTTACCATTCTCTTTTTTAGCCATTTAAGATCAGAATTCATCATCATTCTCTTCTTGTCATTTAACATAATTTAATGCTTTAAATCAGAGGAATTTAATTAAGATTTTTAATCATGAGTTTTGATTTCATTTTTCACCTGAATTCTGCTGGTTTTATCCGGTAACATTCTGTACAATAATTTAAAACCATCTCTCCCCTCCGATGACTCATAAACCATTTTTTTCTAACCCACCATATATTTTAGATCTATTAACTCAGGATCAGCGAACTGAGCCACCATATATAGCATCATATGGTTTATCAGATATGTGGACAATATTGTTTACGGCGATTTTATTTAATATTGTCGCTATTATTTTCTCTATCTGAAAATCTGACTATATTACGTGTATTTTGTAAGTACACAATAGTATTGCCTGCATCAGTACCCAATAATATTACAGAATTTCCCGAATACTGATAAATTATGACACCTGTTATACAATGGGAGTAGTTGCCTGCCCAAATAAAAATTATATTGGTGAAAATATAAGTAAATATCAGGGATTGGCCTAAAAAGGTCAATAAACACTTTATTTATCTGAAAGTGGAAAGAATTTCCTGTACACATCCCTTCTCTCATCAACATCAGTATGCAGATATACTTCGGTTGTTTTTATAGATGAATGCCCCAGATTTTCCTGTACAACCCTCAGATTTTTTGATCTTCTGTACAGTTCACTCGCATAACTGTGCCTGATCT
This window harbors:
- a CDS encoding DUF1890 domain-containing protein encodes the protein MIEIKDHQKALLVLGCPQVPTQTAAAMYLAYKLKNTGIIPVIAANPAARMLMKYADPEKHYIDELHDLDRMIGDLVERRQNFSLCFVFVHNDSGLSYAASMNIILNGGIVIPVIFGKEIESLKEGINFDCSVISGRAEHNPKPLINAMESGIKWDV
- a CDS encoding DUF1894 domain-containing protein, with amino-acid sequence MGCLEKLPYEVIQRNSSFKEAREYVEKNIKEYYEVPPGYKIFDVYIIGVPPIKVGIDGDSVIFPYTKPCHGTFLVRVKEAHDEIKRLRKK
- a CDS encoding manganese efflux pump MntP, with translation MNFIAVLLIAIGLAMDAFAVSISAGVKVPKGSKIRTALIMALVFGLFQALMPVIGWTLGTGFADYVDAWDHWIAFILLSAIGLKMIYEGLSESEGDEERNVTNGVIILILGIATSIDALAVGFTFAFLNEPILIPVLIIGIVTFLFSFAGVIFGEKFRDLIGRKAEILGGLVLIGIGVKILAESLI
- a CDS encoding DNA-3-methyladenine glycosylase family protein; this translates as MTDICTIDLNTKTPFSLDITLSCGQAPRWEYSEGWWIGVVLEDVIKIRQTDNTLEFTGCDGEFIRDYFCLDYDLNEFYKKFSDDYLLKDAFEKLRGLRIVRQDPWECLLFQMTVNKIRTKGDYDRITRIAKGVGKELIFEGRKYYSVPGAEIISESGLRTLKTCNIGYYATNIFNTAEKVIEERDWAEKVSVMDYENAVAYLSGFKGVKRSVAEWVLLLSLKRYDIFPVDTHIRDFFVKNYMKDYHFSKTGSNAIDSTVRDVADKKFGSYAGYAMEYLFNMNNEFIEDFIKS
- the glmM gene encoding phosphoglucosamine mutase encodes the protein MAEIKKKQLFGTNGVRAVVGEAMNPQLAMNIGLSLSKMRPGTLAVGMDTRTSGPALINALKAGILSGGCDVVDLGVLPTPALQYLVRKYFDGGAVVTASHNPPEYNGVKLIDTDGTEMGDDNTIALEEILFSEDFDIKDWRETGEERHSEEMLAEYIDAVAGYFPKTDTELIVAVDPGSGPACKTTPQILSKMGCRVHTINGKTDGTFPGRLPEPSPEGLMGLSELTVATGASFGVAHDGDADRAVFVDDRGEYVEENEEFALMQMLICKDKGPGVVVTPVSTSKIVEKIASEENCTVIYTKVGSIYVARKMLELSQSGENVLFGGEGNGGLIFPGHQHCRDGGMTAASMAYLISTSGKKLSELRSELPPKYMKRGKVYTEEPDVITEKIQQAFKDDSLDLTDGVRVNRDNSWALLRPSGTEPFMRLFVEGRTKEESEKFYDEIIKATEN
- a CDS encoding DUF5806 family protein, which produces MAKKENGKIKNPDENMNPEEAQDNKPDDDIYSVIDSERNKVHTEVTSKERTDYNKSAMPEELPDLKDIKISNGAEFTGMSEDTGRSDEKEMCESADGSERQDKTERSDKKEIPNNPDMADNSEQDEGSDNADVTDKPEDERLEDKNVIDKPLSPDNPEESETANDDIDQEKSDYQTEITDKLTPEEKERINKYKKFKKVDGSTYRRVNQFLRKHTYITAREWAIARLCADFSTRGGAEMTFIGENLPELIPFMTDTYSPQAVNQARSSFKKKVKKSGATFFYGALCGFFTADELDDILFESSEVARFLLEIEGTSVDLDDEIDIEDKITDVMRSVAEASSMIRAPKTVSDEPEDDFEYEDIPGGKIPEECYSDIEELTEDSGIRDE